TCGAACGCCACCCGGACCCGTTCGGTGACGCTCGTCCCGGTATCGGTCGTCGATACCGCAAGTGCAGCCCTGATTCGGGCCTTCCACGGCGGGAGATCGCCGCCCGCGATCGCGCCCGCCTCGAGCAGGGTCTTCGCGCCGCCGGGGCCGCCGTACAGCCCGGCCGTCGCCCCGGCGTGACAGCGCGACGTGAGCACGACCGGAACGCCCGCGCCGATCGCGTCTTCGAGCGCCGAGCCGAGTTCGCCGGTCGCGTTCCCGAGGCCGGTTCCGGCGACGACGACGGCGTCGACGCCGTCCTCGAGCGCGCGCTCGACCCGTCGTCCGTCGACGCCCATCGCGTTCGTGACGAGTTCGACCCGGACGTCGGGGTCGATTCGCGCGCCCGGGATCGGATCGACGTCGCGTCCTGGCTCGCGGAGGAACCGGAACCCGTCCGGGGTGAGTTCCGCAACCGGGCCCGCGTCGGGCGACTGGAAGGTCTCGAGTTTGCTCGTGTGCGATTTCACGACCCAGCGGGCGGCGTGGACGGCGTCGTTGAACGCGAGGTAACTCCCGCCAGCGTCTCGAAACCGATCGTGACCGGCGGCTCGAACCGCCGCGAGGAGGTTCGTCGGGCCGTCGGTTCCCAGCCGATCGAAGGGTCGCTGTGCGCCCGTGAAGACGACGGGGACGTCTGTCTCGGCGACCAGCGAGCAGTAGTAGGCCGACTCGGCCATCGTGTCGGTGCCGTGGGTGACGACGACGCCGTCCGCGCCCTCGTCCGCGGCGCGTTCGGCCGCGTCGACGATCCGTCCGGCGTTCTCGAAGCCCATCTGGAAGCCCGAGACCTGACAGACGTCGTCGACGTCGATCGTGGCGTGGTCGCCCAGTTCCGGAACGGCCTCGACGAGGTCGTCTCCCGACTCCGAGGGGGTCTTCCCCGTATCGTCCCCGCTCGAGGTGCTCGCGATCGTTCCGCCCGTGCTGACGACTCGAACGTGTGGCATACCCGTTCCTCTCGTCCCGAGGCAGTAAGTCGCTACGCGATGGGGCGGACCACGTGGATTTTTGTCGCGTCTCCCCGTAGGTTCGACGCGTCGCTTTCTCCGGCCGGAGCTGCGGCACCGTTCTCCGGCCGATCGTCGCACGTCACGCGGCGAACTGCTATGACACGAGACGTTCACCGCGCGCTCGAATCGATCGCTGACGACTACGCCGTCGTTCGTGAACTACACGCCGTCCCGCCACACGCAGTTTACGAGGTCACCCTCGACGGACGGCGAGCAGTCTGCAAACTCGCTCGCGGCCCTGACGCGGATCCGGCGACGGAGGCCCGCGTCATCCAGTACGTCGACCGGGCGACGTCGATTCCCGTCCCGTCGGTGATCGACGACGGTCCTCGTCACTTCGTCGCCGAGTGGCACGACGGCGCGCCGGGCGGCGCGGCTGGCGAACCCGCCGATCCGACGCTCGACCCGGCAACTGCTCGAGCGATGGGCGAGGGTCTCGCGACGCTCCACGCGGAAACCGCGTTCGCGTCACACGGCGTCTTCGGGTCCGACGCGGACGGACTCGACCTCGAGGCGTCCGGTAGCTGGGCCGATACCCTGTGTACGCTACTCGCGGAGTGTCGGGCGTTCCTCGACCCGTACGGATACGCAGACGTCGCGACCGAGGTCCAGCGATTTCTTCGCGATCGACCCGACGCCCTCGCGGGTGCTGGCGACCCGGTTCTCGTCCACGGCAACTATCTGCCCGAACACGTCGGCGTGAGCGAGGGCGAGATCGCCTGCGTGATCGACTTCGAACACGCGCTCGTCGGTGCGGCCGAGTACGACTACTGGGCGACCGCGATGCCGACGTTCGAGAATCCCGACCGGACGGTACCGGAGGGGTCACGCCGTGCCTTCCGGGAGGGGTACGAATCAGTTCGCTCGCTGCCGGACGGATTCTCCCGTCGCGGCGACGTCTACCGGGCCGTGCTTGCCGTAACCTACCTGCGATCGCTGTACTGCCAGCAGCAGTGGGCGACGCGAGCGACCGCCGATCGACGGGCCGAATCCCTCGCCAGCGCGGCCCGGTCCGAACTCGAGTCGCTTCGCAATCGACTCGAGTAGGTGCTGTCGCCGGGGAGTGGCTCCACTCAGGGGCGACCGGCGAATCAATACCCTCATTGGTCGGCGTCGGTGACTGAGAGACGAACGCGTGTACCGACTGGAAGGTGACGACGAGACGAGGGCACTCGAACGCGAATGATCCGCTGGCGATATCGCGAGACCGTCCTGACGCTGTGTACGCTCGCGTTCTTCGCGACGATGGTCGGTCGGCTGTCGATCAGTCCGGTCGTCCCGCTGATCACCGACGAGTTCGGCGTCTCGAACTCGGTGATCGGCGTCGCGCTCACGGGCATGTGGATGGCCTACTTCGCCGCCCAGTTCCCGAGCGGCGTCCTCGCGGATCGCTTCGGAGAGCGCCCGGTGATCCTCGTCGCCGTCGGCGGGACCGCGATCGCGAGCCTCTTCCTCTCGCGCGCGCCGCTGTTCGCGCTCTTCGTGGTCGGCACGATCGCCCTCGGCGGCGTCGCCGGACTCCACTACAGCGTCGCGACGACGCTGCTGGCCCGGACCTACGACGAACTCGGAACCGCGATCGGCGTCCACAACAGCGGCGGTCCCGCGGCCGGCCTGATCGCCCCGCCGATCGCGGCCTGGATCGGCGTCCGGTACGGCTGGCGGCCGGCGGTCGCGATCGGTGCCGTGATGGCCGTTCCGGTCGCCGTGCTGTTCGCGTGGCGGATCCGCC
The nucleotide sequence above comes from Halosolutus halophilus. Encoded proteins:
- a CDS encoding asparaginase; this encodes MPHVRVVSTGGTIASTSSGDDTGKTPSESGDDLVEAVPELGDHATIDVDDVCQVSGFQMGFENAGRIVDAAERAADEGADGVVVTHGTDTMAESAYYCSLVAETDVPVVFTGAQRPFDRLGTDGPTNLLAAVRAAGHDRFRDAGGSYLAFNDAVHAARWVVKSHTSKLETFQSPDAGPVAELTPDGFRFLREPGRDVDPIPGARIDPDVRVELVTNAMGVDGRRVERALEDGVDAVVVAGTGLGNATGELGSALEDAIGAGVPVVLTSRCHAGATAGLYGGPGGAKTLLEAGAIAGGDLPPWKARIRAALAVSTTDTGTSVTERVRVAFEGVESIA
- a CDS encoding aminoglycoside phosphotransferase family protein; translation: MTRDVHRALESIADDYAVVRELHAVPPHAVYEVTLDGRRAVCKLARGPDADPATEARVIQYVDRATSIPVPSVIDDGPRHFVAEWHDGAPGGAAGEPADPTLDPATARAMGEGLATLHAETAFASHGVFGSDADGLDLEASGSWADTLCTLLAECRAFLDPYGYADVATEVQRFLRDRPDALAGAGDPVLVHGNYLPEHVGVSEGEIACVIDFEHALVGAAEYDYWATAMPTFENPDRTVPEGSRRAFREGYESVRSLPDGFSRRGDVYRAVLAVTYLRSLYCQQQWATRATADRRAESLASAARSELESLRNRLE